One Candidatus Omnitrophota bacterium DNA window includes the following coding sequences:
- a CDS encoding glycosyltransferase: MPERNAMVISHLWKTNTICENYCDGIKENSDNYCFVDYMDLYIQTGKNLFEKRIEGMIIEKRINYIFFILGSSDLTFDINFIKKLSSSSFISMNFFDTEYFFDSSDKYYAQAANLVTLPDYLSKFRYELLNINAICTFSLFSKNRYSRSHDSEKNIDVSFVGSLLTKNRKEHIDYLAANNVKIQPYGEGTSNGYVGFDNMLDIFRTSRINLNFTSINADSTLFGLNINNRVKQSKGRPIEIALCGGFVLSEYAPGMENMFEIGKEIDVFRTKEELLQKIRYYLANEKERENIARRAHERAVRDYDARTAFARIFENIDMYEKRNPSIYVDKEFIRNYATFRFLYIGLFLLNGKYKNALEEFCFFLKYRKINFRSLRMHCRYVASIFFYKHKRTKNIIRGILGLPKYAYDTPSKAEPTI, encoded by the coding sequence TAATGCAATGGTAATATCTCATTTATGGAAAACCAACACAATATGCGAAAACTATTGCGATGGTATAAAAGAAAACAGCGATAACTATTGCTTTGTAGACTATATGGATCTGTATATCCAGACAGGGAAGAATCTTTTTGAGAAAAGAATCGAGGGCATGATTATTGAAAAAAGGATTAATTATATTTTCTTTATTCTCGGATCCAGTGATTTAACTTTTGATATTAATTTCATCAAAAAATTGTCAAGTTCGTCATTTATAAGTATGAATTTTTTTGACACGGAATATTTTTTTGATTCAAGCGATAAATATTATGCGCAGGCAGCTAATTTAGTAACGCTGCCGGATTACCTGTCGAAGTTCAGGTATGAACTTTTAAACATAAATGCGATATGCACTTTCAGCCTGTTCAGTAAGAACCGGTATTCGCGCAGTCATGATTCCGAAAAAAATATCGACGTATCATTTGTTGGCAGTCTTCTGACTAAAAACCGTAAAGAGCATATCGATTATCTGGCCGCTAATAACGTGAAGATACAGCCTTATGGCGAAGGCACCTCGAATGGATACGTCGGCTTTGACAACATGTTGGACATATTCAGGACAAGCAGGATAAATTTGAATTTTACCAGCATAAACGCCGATTCGACATTGTTTGGTTTGAATATTAATAACAGGGTCAAACAGTCCAAGGGGCGGCCTATAGAAATTGCGTTATGCGGAGGATTTGTTTTAAGCGAATATGCGCCAGGCATGGAAAACATGTTCGAAATAGGGAAAGAGATAGACGTATTCCGAACGAAAGAAGAATTGCTGCAAAAAATCCGTTATTATCTGGCGAATGAAAAAGAAAGAGAAAATATTGCAAGAAGGGCGCATGAAAGGGCAGTAAGGGACTATGATGCGAGGACTGCATTTGCGAGGATCTTCGAGAATATAGATATGTATGAGAAAAGGAATCCGAGCATATATGTCGATAAAGAATTTATAAGAAATTATGCGACATTCAGGTTTCTATATATAGGGCTGTTCCTGTTAAATGGAAAATATAAAAATGCGCTCGAGGAATTTTGTTTCTTTTTGAAATATCGGAAGATCAATTTTCGCAGCCTCAGGATGCATTGCAGGTATGTGGCCTCCATCTTTTTTTACAAGCACAAAAGAACCAAGAATATCATAAGGGGTATATTAGGTTTGCCAAAGTATGCTTACGATACTCCGAGTAAAGCAGAGCCGACTATTTAG
- a CDS encoding radical SAM protein, producing the protein MNAPHKIKLCLVALDNDYISIGLRKIAAIARKTYPDADFLNIASKNIRSKEDLRFIAERIAAANVACFSCMTAHAETAKNVIAAAKTLNPSLFIIWGGVHAILCPEDVIKHADAVCVGEGEKVFLRLLSTIEQGSSYRSIGNFWFRDGEVVIKNGFLPLNTPQEMSGFPFHLFMDDELLFVSGRGFIPFRGEDFIKAKGLFYTTIWSIGCPNKCTYCSNSKFIKNDPTYGRIRYPSARYIIDEIKNVLSKYPYLSAVTFVDDGFMSIPLNILKEFAELWKKEVNMPFAVGGIIPAYVNEEKISILVRAGLVRMRMGIQSGSDDILKFYQRPNRPGLIQDATKIIGRYSSYMVPPNYDIILDNPIETRDDIIRTLELVYGLPRPFTLYLFSLRVIPNTQLAADLKERGISIPDINSSFHCLAPTLANILIVMLVFVKLPRKVFDRLLKDIYPATVKQKMYPRLMKALMKIYRYRVICYEVFNLEISWMGGQKAVLFSKLGINRLFRNAIMRRISKIQNL; encoded by the coding sequence ATGAACGCTCCACATAAAATAAAACTATGCCTCGTGGCCCTGGATAATGATTATATATCTATAGGGCTGCGCAAAATAGCCGCTATCGCTCGCAAGACTTATCCGGACGCGGATTTCCTGAATATTGCGTCAAAAAATATCCGCTCCAAAGAAGACCTGCGGTTTATAGCAGAACGCATAGCGGCCGCGAATGTCGCATGTTTTTCATGCATGACCGCTCATGCCGAAACGGCAAAGAATGTTATTGCTGCGGCAAAGACCTTGAATCCAAGCCTTTTTATCATTTGGGGCGGCGTCCATGCGATACTGTGCCCTGAAGACGTGATCAAGCACGCCGATGCGGTTTGTGTCGGCGAAGGCGAGAAAGTGTTTCTGCGGCTGCTATCAACGATTGAGCAGGGCAGCTCATACCGTTCGATCGGAAATTTTTGGTTTAGGGATGGAGAGGTGGTAATAAAGAACGGGTTTCTTCCTCTTAACACGCCCCAGGAGATGTCCGGATTCCCGTTCCATTTATTTATGGACGACGAGTTGTTATTTGTTTCCGGCAGGGGTTTTATCCCATTCCGGGGCGAGGATTTCATTAAAGCAAAAGGGCTATTCTATACAACTATATGGTCTATCGGTTGCCCGAACAAATGCACTTATTGCAGCAACTCGAAATTTATCAAAAATGACCCTACATACGGCAGGATAAGATACCCTTCAGCGCGCTATATTATCGATGAGATAAAGAATGTATTAAGTAAATATCCGTATCTTTCGGCTGTGACTTTTGTAGATGACGGGTTTATGTCGATACCTCTTAACATATTGAAGGAATTTGCGGAGCTGTGGAAAAAAGAAGTAAATATGCCTTTCGCGGTCGGCGGCATAATACCCGCGTATGTGAACGAAGAGAAGATAAGCATTCTTGTACGGGCGGGGCTTGTGCGGATGCGTATGGGCATACAAAGCGGCAGCGATGATATCCTGAAATTTTATCAACGGCCTAACAGGCCGGGCCTCATTCAGGATGCGACAAAAATTATAGGCAGATATTCTTCGTATATGGTACCACCAAACTACGACATCATACTGGATAATCCGATAGAGACACGGGATGATATAATACGTACCTTGGAATTGGTCTATGGCCTGCCAAGGCCTTTTACGTTGTATCTCTTTTCCTTAAGGGTGATACCGAATACGCAGCTTGCTGCCGATCTGAAAGAGCGAGGCATATCGATCCCTGATATTAACTCCAGCTTTCACTGTCTGGCCCCTACGCTCGCCAACATCTTGATCGTGATGCTTGTTTTTGTTAAGCTTCCACGCAAGGTTTTTGACAGGTTGCTTAAAGATATTTATCCGGCTACTGTAAAACAGAAGATGTATCCGCGGCTCATGAAGGCCCTGATGAAGATCTACAGATACCGGGTCATATGTTATGAAGTTTTTAATCTTGAGATCTCGTGGATGGGCGGGCAGAAGGCGGTGCTATTCTCGAAACTCGGGATTAACAGGTTGTTCCGTAACGCGATTATGAGGCGTATATCAAAAATTCAGAACCTTTAG